The Chrysemys picta bellii isolate R12L10 chromosome 16, ASM1138683v2, whole genome shotgun sequence DNA window gggcaggaagaggcgtgGGGTGGGCGAGCCCCCACCTgacagaggggaagtcagcgctGTAGGGCCCGCAAGGAggtgagcggtgggtgggggactgaggagggacacagcaagccagcggATGAGGAAGGGCATGGCGGGGGCCcaagtggggaaggggcggaacctggggcagagtgggggcagagcccggGAGGACTGAGGGCAGGGCCAATGTGGCCCAGTATTTTActgtggtgatctggtcaccctagctacaaTCTTCATCTGGCCCATGGTCCCCGGCGTGGGGTAAGTCTCCCCCAGCCTTGCGtcgctggtggggtggggggggggggcacagtggCGGATTTGGGGCCCCAGGAAAAATCTCTCCCCACCACATCCTGGAAGAGCTCTCACGGAGCTTCTCTGGGccgcagagggatggggggggggggaaaagaggtggagtggggcggaatggggggctgtgggggaaggggagaaattgGGTGGGGCCACATGGAGGGGCTCCAGGCTCACAgtctcagccccacccctttccccatgaCCCTGACTCAACtctcagcccctctgcccccgggcGTCCCTCCTGGGAGCTGGCAGACAATCCAAACGGCACCgtctccccacccccgctgcaGCACGGACTGTCCCCCAggaagcccccccacccctggggcaaACGGACACAGATTTGGtggtcaacccccccccccccccccagcaaccaACACAGCCAGATCCCCCTTAaaacaactttattttaaaaaaaaaaaacgaaacaaaccaaaaacccaaCACCCGATCATCGAGCTtggctttttaaaacaaaggGTATAAAAATAAGCCCCGTAAAAGGCCCCCCGGGGCTAGCGGGCAGCAGGCTCCTGGCCCAGGCGTCGGCACGGCCCCTCCAGGATGCCGCGGAAGACCTCGTAGCGGTGGTTCAGATCCTGGCGGCCGTGGAGGCGGTATCCGGTCCCCAAGGCGCCGTGCGGGGAGGACACGCCGTAAAAGACCCGCTGGATTCTGGAGTGCACCAGGGCCATGGCGCACATGACGCAGGGCTCCCGGGTGAGGTACAGGTCGTAGCCGGTGCAGATGTAGGGGAGCCCATCGCCAggcagagggggcaggaaggagcagGCGGGATAGTCCAGGTAGCTGTAGGCCCCTCCGCCCTGGCCGCAGGCCACCAGGTCGATGCAGACCATGGCGGCGTGGAGCAGCGGGTGGAGGCCATTCCGGCAGTCGTGCCCCACCGCCAGGACCTGCCCCGTGGCCGGGTCGACCACAGCGGCACCAGCTGGCAccatgcccagctctgccccccggcGGGCGGCCCGGACGGCGTGCTCCATGTGGGCTCCCATGGCCGCCTTGTCCTGGGGCGTGAAGAGCCGCCCGGCCAGGGCCTGGCTGGTCCGTTTGTTCTCGTGGAAGGCCGTGGGCCAGTGCCGGGCGGCCTCCTCAAACTGGGGCCGGGTGAGGGGGGCCCGGGCAGGCACCTGCACCAGGAAGGGCTCTCCCAGGCCGCGGACGTCCACCCGTCCATCCGGGAGGAGCTCCGCCAGTGTCCGCGAGGCGCCCGGCAAGGGGCCGGCCGGGCAGAGGAGCACCTCCAGTGGCTGAGTCCCGCCCTGCGCCCGCACCCGCTTCAGGTGCGGGAGCTCCGTCAGGGGGCGGGCGGCCGACAGCTCCCGCACCAGGCGGGACGTCTCGGTCCGGAGCAGCACGGGGGCGGCGTAGGCCGGGGTCAGCTCGATCTCCTGCGACTCCAGCTCGGGCAGCACCAGCAACGCCTCCCATGGTGGGTCAGCCGGCTCCTCCATCTTCCGGCGCTTGCAGTCTGGCTCCATCGCCGCACGgcctgctggggagagagggggggtgtTAGGGGGCAGGGGAACGGCTTGGACATTGGGCTGCAGCACCGtagcccaggccagcccctcgCTGCAGCCCGggccccaggatccagccctgcGGGGTCCTCATCCCTCAGGATCAGCCCCTCATCCTGACCCTCCAGTGCTCCTGATTCAGGGTCATGAGCTGGGGGCTTCTCCCCCCATCTCCTTCTCCTGGGACTCCCATTCCCACCGGCCCCCCAGTTCCCCTTCCACACTGGGGGGAAGTCCACAGCCCCAGAGATACCCTCACTTTCAATGCAGATCTCCCCAatgactcccctcccctctacAAAAGGGGCTCTCCAGTGACCTCATCCTAACCCCACAGACTTCCCCCCCTTTCACATAGAGGgctctcctctcccagcccccctgacccatccccctccctcagccccagatgctgccacacccctgccccctacaTGTGGGGGGCTCCTCCTGAAAGACCGTAACCTTCCCCCCAAgccacacaccccttccctcgCAAGGGGGCTGCCTCAAGtctttcccacccacccctgtggaggggggggggggttcttcaAATACCtcaactcccccccccgccacccctttcCCTCCTCAGGGGGGCGCACCTATGACCCCCCACCAGAAGGGACTCCCCCAATAAACGCCGCCTTCTTCATGGGgggggctcccctcccctccctcagccccaatGATCCCCATGggcactccccagcccccatgcAGGGAGGCCCCTCAGTgacctgttccctgtccctttcACATggggggctcccctccccccatgactctcccctcccccctaacATGGGAGGGGCTTTCCCCTCCCACGGGGGGGGCTCCTCAGAAATCTCAactttcccctcccagccccccaggatcCCCTCCCGCCCAGGACCCCTTGTCCCAGTCTCCCTAGAATCCCCCCCTCCAAGAACGCTCCCTCACCTGCCCCTGGCCCCCAGTCCCGGTCCCTCGCGCCCATTGGCTCCCGGCGCTGCCCGTCTGCAAAGGGGAGCGTCCCGATTGGTCAACCGCGCCCGGCGGGAGGGGAACGCGGAAGCTTGAGAGACCGCGTGGGTTCGCGGTCCTCCGGGCATAGAGGCGGCCGGCTAGAGCGGCCCGGAGCCTGCAGCATAGAGCCGGCAGGCTGGCTAGAGCGGAACCCGAGCCGGCGAGCGGAGGGGGCCGTGCCCGTACCATGGAGCCGGCCGGCCTAGAGCGGAGGCGGCCACCATAGAGCGCGGAGCCCAGAAGGGCCGGCGGAAGTGACGCCGCTACCACGGAGAGGCCGGGGCCAGAGCGGCCGGAAGTGCGGTATGCGGAAGTGCGGGGCTGGCGGCGGAGTGGGGTGGTATGGAgcccgggcggggagccgggccggggccgggactGTGGCGCTGCGGGCGGCGGCTGCTCTGGGCTGCCTCCCTGCTCTGCGTCCTCCTGGACCTGCAACTCCCAGGTAACCATGGCAACGCGCCGGaagtgccccctcccctccattcgcTGGGCCCCCTCCTGCGCgcttagccccgccccctatgGCGAACCCAATAACGCgcgtagccccgcccccttcgccctgggccccgccccctccccgcagggCCAGCCCCGCGCGCTCCCGTCTGACTCCGCCCCCTGGGCCGCTCCTAGTCCCGCCCCCACCTGGATGACCCCCTTCCGCCTTGGCCCCGACCCCTTTGCCGCttctagccccgcccccacctggaCGACCACCCTCcgccttggccccgccccctttgCCGCttctagccccgcccccacctggaTGACCACCTTCCGCCTTGGTCCCGCCCCTCCctgctggccccgccccctgggccACTCGTAGGCCCGCCCCCACCTCGATGACCATCCGACGtcttagccccgccccctccctgatggccccgccccctccaaccaGCTGCTCTTTagctcctcccctggctcctcccacctGCTGCTGGCTCCGACCCCTGGTGCTTTTGCCCCCACCTGCAGAGAAGGggaagcaagtgtgaaaaatcaggggtGGGGGATGTGATAGGCGCCTACATAAGACAAGGCCCCCAATATGGGAATTGTTCCTATCAAattgggacagctggtcaccctagggaagCCAAGGGCGGATGCCCCCTTAAttggcagggaaagggtggggcctggagagtgggggtggggtgagagggggTCAGGAGAAAGGGGGTGGCGCTGACGGAAAAGGTGAGGGGGTCACAAGACTGGGGATGGAGAGGGTGGGGTtaggagaatgggggtggggttgtgtgGGGGATGCAGGAGAGTGGGCGTGTGGCTAGTGGGGTTAGgaaagtgggggtgggtgggagggggcaggagagtgGGAAAGGTGAAGGGTCCCAAGACTGGGGGAAGAGTGAGTGAGGTCAGGAGAGCGTGGGAAGGTGGCGTCAGGGCAGGCAGCAAGGGGGCAAGGCCatgagagtgggggctagtgtaGAAGGGGATGGGGCTATGGGGGGGCTGGGCGAGGCTGATAGAAAGGGGGCATGGCATGCGAGGGGGGGCATGGCTAGCAGGCAATGAAAAGTTTGATGCTGTCTCGGGAAGGGGTAGAACCTccctcactggaggttttccaaaggaggctgggatggtttagacccCCCAGATCCTGCATCTTGGGGGAGAGTGACGAGGTGACCCTGTGGTTTTCTGAATACTAGAGCGGTGTGTAGATCGGGGTCGGGGAGATGGGGATTTCAGTGgggcccccagccctgactcccctcAAACTAGTGATGCTGAGCCACTTTGTCCGCTGCAGGTTTGCTGGCCTCCGGGCAGGCCGAGATCGAGAACCACCTGGAAATGGGGCGCAAGCTGCTGGCGGCCGGACAGCTGGCCGAGGCGCTGTCTCATTATCACTCCGCCGTTGGTAAGTGGGCGCGGGCGTGGGGTGTCGCCGGCGAGCCCGGGAGCACGTCGGACACTAGCCTCCTCCAGGCAGGCACGGAGCATCGGGGATGCCCTGGGGACAGTGGGCAGGAACTCAGCGCCAGGGAGGGGCATTTGGGGGGACAGCTGTGGGGCAGATACATGAATGGGGCCTTGAGGTTGGCGGGAAgtggggggtgagcagggagaaCAAATCTGGGTGGGGCTAGgacactgggggcggggccaggactcCAGAAATATATTCTCCCTCCTGCAGAAGGCGACCCCAAGAATTACCTCACCTATTACAAGCGAGCCACCATCTACTTGGCCATGGGCAAGTTCCGCTCGGCGCTGCCCGACCTGTCGAAGGCCATTGAGCTCAAGCCGGACTTCCTGGCCGTAAGTCCCACCTACGGTTCCCACTTCGGGCACGCAGGGATATAGTGGGGGGACTGGCTCTCCCCTGGGGGTCAGAGCGCTCAGCTCAGggggtgggagacccagattcgtTGATCCCAAGGCTGGAAAGGACCACTCTGAGCATCTTGCCTGTGTAATAAACACCAGAGAACGTCCCCAAAATATCTCCACGTTAAACTGCAGCAGCTCTTGTCGAGAAACATCCGATCATGATTTAAACACGGTCAGTGGTTTCAGTAGTGAGTTACCCTCACTGTGAAGAATGTACGCCTTATTTtccgtctgaatttgtccagcttcaataTCCAGCCATCGGAGCTGGTTAGACCTTTTTCTCCTAGATGGAAGAGCCAACTATTATCGTGTGGCTGTTCTCCGCATTGGTGCTTATAAACTGGGATCAGGTCACCCCTTCGTCTTCTCTCTATCAAGCTAAACCGATCAATCTCCTGCTGTCTCTCAGTCTTGGGCATGTTTTCCAGTCTTTGAATCGCTCCCGTATCTTCTCCGGTTTATCCACGTCCTTCTGGAATGGTGGAACCCCGCAGCTGGACGCAGGATACCAGCAGCGATGGTCACCAAATACAGAGAGAACGTTACCTACTCGAGATTTCCTTCTCGAATCCCTGAGCCGAAAACCGTGCAGATCGGGGGCTCGAACCCAGGCCTCCCACATCCCACGCGatagctctaaccactaggcattgGCTATCCtgggcattctctctctctctcgctctgccTGAGCTCAGACACGGCTGTTCGGAATGATtccctgccagcactgagctgcCAAAGCTGATTCAAAACCGGTTCGGCTGGATGTGTGTTGACACAAAGCTGTAAATAGCATCGTCGTTCTTACATGACTGGGAGAGCTCGGTGGATTCGCCCGACTGCCTCCCAGCTGGGCCTGAGGCCAGGCCCGGCCTCtttcggtgcctcagtttccctctctgagGCTAACGACACTCCCTGCCCCGGATTAACCAGGGTCTGTGAACTGCTTTGGTATGCGGGAGATGCAACAGGGAGCGCCAGCTAAAACCCTGAAAATCCGGTGGCCTATTTTTCTTCTCCCTAACTATGCTTTTTTATTATGGCCGGGTTTTCAAGGTACCATAGGAAGACACCACGGAAAGCAGGTTGCGATTTGCAAAAGATCCTGCGGGAGGCAGTGTGGGCTAATCTAGAGACccgggttctgttcccagctctgcgaCTGGTGACCCTGAGCAAATCACTTTGCCTCAGTTTGCTCATCTGTCAGATGGGGctaatggattctccatcactgactattttaaaatcaaaatgggatATTTTCCTGAACGAATTCCTCTTTGAAGTAGAGCAGGggatgtctacgctgcaataaaaAACTCACAGCACTGAGTCTCAGGGCCCAGGACAATCgatttgggctgcagggctaaaagttGCCGGGCAGACATGCAGGatctgagagccaggactccggcTAACCCCGAGTGTCTACACTCCAGTTTTTAGCCCCGCGAGCCTGAGTAAGTCGAGCTGGGCTGCGCTGTGGGGCGTTGATTGCAGCGTAGATGGAAATGGCTGGTCCTGATTTTAAAAGTCActttggccagattttttttttttttttaaaggtaagaaTGCCCCTAAAAATCTAGCGCGggggttctcaagctgggggtcgcgaggttattacagggAGGCTGCAAGTTGACAGGTCCGGGTATGCTGACTGCCAGCCACATGCGGGGCTGACCGCCCGAGCCCTTCCGAGCTGGGTGATTGGAGAGAAGCAGCTACTGGCCAAGCAGCCAgcactgaaggcagcaccgcccccagcagcagcgcagaagtaagggtggcctggGATTGATGGAGGGGAGTCTTcagagcctgaaatattttcaaagtgggtcccagcaaaaaaaaaaaaaaaaaattgagaaccccgcgcctcagtttccccgatctgtaaaacaggaataatgaCGCTGAATCTCCTTTGGCACGTGCTCTGAGCTCCATAGATGAAAAGCGCTAGGTCTGAAACATTAGATAGCCTTGACTTTCCCAGGCCACGTAGGCTCGTCCCTTGGATGCTTTAGCAAACATCCCCCCGGGAACCGAACTTGGCACATTCGTTGTGGTGGCAAAACGCGGCGGCCGTTACGGCCCCGAGTTGGCGAGAGCACTGCCTTTTGCAACTGACTGGGCTTAAGCATTAAGAACTTTGCCTCGATCGAGGGTGCCGATTTGAATCTGCCGTTGCTGGAGTCCCTCACCCCGGGaatctgctttctctctctccgcTCCAGGCCAGGCTGCAGAGGGGTAACATTCTCCTGAAGCAGGGCAACACGGAGCAAGCCAAGCAGGACTTCGAAGCCGTGGTGAGTGCCGTGAGAAGGGACCCCTCGTGAGAGGCCTGGGAATGGAACCTCTGTCCCCAAAGGGCACTGGCTGGGGGACCCTCCCCCTTTGCCGGAAGGCCCTCTCTAGGCCTCTGCCAAtccttgttggtttttttttcgccctctgcttcccccttcaCGCCCCCCGCAGCTGCAGAGCGATCCTGGCCACAAGGAGGCTCAGAGCCAGCTCGCCAGACTCACCGAGCTGGAAGTGACCATGCAGGAGGCCCGGGCAGCCTATCAGAGGACAGAGTACGCGGGAGCCATCGGCATCCTGGAACGAGTCGTCGAGGTATCCGCCGGGAGAGGGGGCTGTCCCCCTCCGCGGGGATCGCGTCGCCTCTGAGAGCTGGGGAGAGCTGTTCAGAGGTGCTTTAAGCCCCGTAAGGTTCACactttgggcagggaggtggtgcaTCACCTCTGTAGGCTCCCAGCTGggactacatctcctatgatgCACCACGGCCACGGCCTCCCACGATGCATCCCCTCACCCTCCAAGGGGCGGAGACTGCCATGATATCTGCCCTGGGAATCTGGTccgaactacatctcccatggtaCATGGCGCTCTTCCCCTCCTGGAGAGGGAAGGTGGGGCATGATGGGAGTCCctggctgtggtgcatcatgggagatgtggtCCAGCCGGGAAGCCTGGCCCATAGCAGAGAATGGGAGAGATGAGGCACCCGACGTACAATTCCCACAGGGCAatgcagcagcatttccaaacGCAGCTCCCTTGGCAATCCCAGGGCTGCTTACTGCGGCCTGGGCTGCCTGAGGCCTGGCACCGGAGCTTGGAGCGGTGGAGGAACAGCCGGGCCGATTGTGCAGAAAAGTTGGGAGACCTCGGGTGTTGGGCTTGGAAGTGTGAATGTGAAACCATAGAGCTCTTCGATCCCCCTGCCGCCGCCTTAAAAAGCCAGAGGGATCTGGAACCAAGGGACTGGTGGCAGGTCCGCCTGAACCCGGCCTcaggccctgcctcagtttcccctctctggtGGAAGCCGGCGGGCCTGCCCACCAGCACGCCGTCAGTCCAGGCGGTGTCCAGCCTTTCTCACCTTTCCCGTTCGCTCCCTTGGCCGCAGATCTCCCCGTGGGACCCCGATGCCAAGGAGCTGCGCGCCGAGTGCCACCTCCTGCTGGGCGACTACGGCCAGGCCATCCTGGACCTGAAACCCACCACCAAGCTCCGCGCCGACAACCGAGCGGCTTTCCTTAAGCTCAGCCAGCTCTATTATGGCCTGGGGGAGCACGAGGAGGCCCTGGCGTGAGTTGGGGGGCACGAGGCAGTGCTGGCAGTGGTGCGGGATGTCTGGGGGGGGTGTACAAGGAACTTCCCTGCACCGAGACACCTTGAAACCCTGCCCCTGGAGGAGCCAGGCTTTGACTCTGAGCCCCGCCCGGGTGCGCTGGGATCTTGGGGGCTGGGGGACCCCCGAGtctcccagacccctcccccccacctgtcccggtctcccctccccaggcaggTACGTGAATGTCTCAAGCTGGACCAGGACGACAAGGCGTGCTTCGCCCATTACAAGCAGGTCAAGAAGCTCTCCAAGCAGCTGGAGTCGGCCGAGGAGCACGTCCGAGCGCAGAGGTGACCACCCTGCCCGCCCTCCCTCTGCCACCCACTTCCCATAAAGCCAGGGGCCAGGAGAGGCGGGGTCCTCCCAGCCGGGTGTGCCGTGGCTCTAGGGGGCTCCCTGaaatccccccatccccctctccgCTGGGTTCCTGGGAGTAGTGGAGGGGCtgagatgcagccgcctctggggtggggcatggggactgtttatacagggatcgcCTTGCCCAGCTCTGAGATgcggccatctctggggtggggcatgggggctGTTTATACTGGCACCCCTCACCCGGCGCTGAGGTGCAGACGCCTTTGGGGTGGGACACAGGGACTGTTTATATAAGGACcactttgcccacctctgagatGCAGCCATTTCTGGGGTGGGGCATAGGGACTGTTTATACAGGGCCCGCCTTGGCCAGCTCTGAGATgcggccatctctggggtgggacacGGAGGCTTATACTGAGAACCCCtcacccggtgctgagatgcagccgcctctggggtggagcacagggGCTGGTTAAACAGGAATCCTGGGGGCAGGCGGGTATTCTGGGATCTCTTCCACTGCCCCTTTCCCCTGGAAGCCTCCCTGGCTCTACATCTGGCCTGTTTTGGGCTCCCTGAGCCTGAGTTTGGTTCCCTGAGTTtgtccccgttcccctccccacccctttgccCGCTCGAGCCCCGCCAGCGGCTGACACATGCCGTTCACGGGGACAGGTACGAGGAAGCCATCGAAAAGTACAAAGCGGCCATGAAGACGGAGCCGCAAGTGGAGGTTTATATCGTCAAGGCCAAGGCGCGCATCTGTCACTGCTTGTCCAAGGTGAGCCCGGCCTTGTGCCGCCATCCGCCCTGCATGCTGCGGGGAGAGCCTGTGGGAGCGCCCCCCCGGCGGTGGGAGACACAAACAACGGGGTTGGGACAGCCGTATGGACACAGACTCCTCGCCCAgtgctgagatgcggccacctctggggtggggcactgggGGTGTGTATACACAGACTCCTCGCCCAGTGCTGAGATGTggctacctctggggtggggcactgggGCTTTGTATACACAGACTCCTCGCCACATTTCCTAGATTTCATcgggtttaaggccagaagggctcaTT harbors:
- the LOC101945529 gene encoding dnaJ homolog subfamily C member 3-like isoform X2 is translated as MGRKLLAAGQLAEALSHYHSAVEGDPKNYLTYYKRATIYLAMGKFRSALPDLSKAIELKPDFLAARLQRGNILLKQGNTEQAKQDFEAVLQSDPGHKEAQSQLARLTELEVTMQEARAAYQRTEYAGAIGILERVVEISPWDPDAKELRAECHLLLGDYGQAILDLKPTTKLRADNRAAFLKLSQLYYGLGEHEEALAQVRECLKLDQDDKACFAHYKQVKKLSKQLESAEEHVRAQRYEEAIEKYKAAMKTEPQVEVYIVKAKARICHCLSKSKRPQEAIDVCTEAHQRDPRNVFILRDRAEAYILNEEFQRAVEDYQEAKEFDGENEEVKEGLERAQKLLKQSRKRDYYKILGIRRNANKQEIIKAYRKLAQQWHPDNFQSEDEKKEAEKKFIDIAAAKEVLTDPDMRQKFDSGEDPLDPENQQGGGGHPHHWPFEFNPFGSGNFHFKFHFN
- the ADAT3 gene encoding probable inactive tRNA-specific adenosine deaminase-like protein 3 isoform X1, coding for MGARDRDWGPGAAGRAAMEPDCKRRKMEEPADPPWEALLVLPELESQEIELTPAYAAPVLLRTETSRLVRELSAARPLTELPHLKRVRAQGGTQPLEVLLCPAGPLPGASRTLAELLPDGRVDVRGLGEPFLVQVPARAPLTRPQFEEAARHWPTAFHENKRTSQALAGRLFTPQDKAAMGAHMEHAVRAARRGAELGMVPAGAAVVDPATGQVLAVGHDCRNGLHPLLHAAMVCIDLVACGQGGGAYSYLDYPACSFLPPLPGDGLPYICTGYDLYLTREPCVMCAMALVHSRIQRVFYGVSSPHGALGTGYRLHGRQDLNHRYEVFRGILEGPCRRLGQEPAAR
- the ADAT3 gene encoding probable inactive tRNA-specific adenosine deaminase-like protein 3 isoform X2; translation: MGARDRDWGPGAGRAAMEPDCKRRKMEEPADPPWEALLVLPELESQEIELTPAYAAPVLLRTETSRLVRELSAARPLTELPHLKRVRAQGGTQPLEVLLCPAGPLPGASRTLAELLPDGRVDVRGLGEPFLVQVPARAPLTRPQFEEAARHWPTAFHENKRTSQALAGRLFTPQDKAAMGAHMEHAVRAARRGAELGMVPAGAAVVDPATGQVLAVGHDCRNGLHPLLHAAMVCIDLVACGQGGGAYSYLDYPACSFLPPLPGDGLPYICTGYDLYLTREPCVMCAMALVHSRIQRVFYGVSSPHGALGTGYRLHGRQDLNHRYEVFRGILEGPCRRLGQEPAAR
- the LOC101945529 gene encoding dnaJ homolog subfamily C member 3-like isoform X1, whose product is MEPGRGAGPGPGLWRCGRRLLWAASLLCVLLDLQLPGLLASGQAEIENHLEMGRKLLAAGQLAEALSHYHSAVEGDPKNYLTYYKRATIYLAMGKFRSALPDLSKAIELKPDFLAARLQRGNILLKQGNTEQAKQDFEAVLQSDPGHKEAQSQLARLTELEVTMQEARAAYQRTEYAGAIGILERVVEISPWDPDAKELRAECHLLLGDYGQAILDLKPTTKLRADNRAAFLKLSQLYYGLGEHEEALAQVRECLKLDQDDKACFAHYKQVKKLSKQLESAEEHVRAQRYEEAIEKYKAAMKTEPQVEVYIVKAKARICHCLSKSKRPQEAIDVCTEAHQRDPRNVFILRDRAEAYILNEEFQRAVEDYQEAKEFDGENEEVKEGLERAQKLLKQSRKRDYYKILGIRRNANKQEIIKAYRKLAQQWHPDNFQSEDEKKEAEKKFIDIAAAKEVLTDPDMRQKFDSGEDPLDPENQQGGGGHPHHWPFEFNPFGSGNFHFKFHFN
- the ADAT3 gene encoding probable inactive tRNA-specific adenosine deaminase-like protein 3 isoform X3, coding for MEPDCKRRKMEEPADPPWEALLVLPELESQEIELTPAYAAPVLLRTETSRLVRELSAARPLTELPHLKRVRAQGGTQPLEVLLCPAGPLPGASRTLAELLPDGRVDVRGLGEPFLVQVPARAPLTRPQFEEAARHWPTAFHENKRTSQALAGRLFTPQDKAAMGAHMEHAVRAARRGAELGMVPAGAAVVDPATGQVLAVGHDCRNGLHPLLHAAMVCIDLVACGQGGGAYSYLDYPACSFLPPLPGDGLPYICTGYDLYLTREPCVMCAMALVHSRIQRVFYGVSSPHGALGTGYRLHGRQDLNHRYEVFRGILEGPCRRLGQEPAAR